Proteins encoded in a region of the Ralstonia pseudosolanacearum genome:
- the tcuC gene encoding MFS transporter encodes MHTHNPNESKARAIFRVVSGNFLEMFDFMVYGYYAKAIADTFFPAGNEFLSLMLSLMTFGAGFLMRPLGAIVLGAYIDRHGRRAGLILTLMLMACGTMLIALVPGYNTIGLAAPLLVLIGRLLQGFSAGGEPGGVSVYLSEIATPGRKGFYVSWQSASQQVAVMFASLLGVLLSSVLSPKAMGEWGWRVPFLIGCLIVPFLFFIRRSLRETAEFEQRKHRPSLAELLRSMAENWRLAGAGTLLAVMTTVAFYLITAYTPTFGRSVLHLSNLDSLIVTMCVGASNLFWLPMMGSLSDRIGRRTPLLVFSALTLLTAYPAMTWLIADPSFGRLLTVELWLSFLYAGYNGAMIVTVTEIMPPHLRTTGFSLAYSLATALFGGFTPAIATGLIHATGNKAMPGLWLSFAAICGLVATLMVVKQQPRAADMPDPLLEP; translated from the coding sequence ATGCATACCCACAACCCTAACGAATCCAAAGCCCGCGCCATCTTCCGGGTCGTCAGCGGCAACTTCCTCGAGATGTTCGACTTCATGGTCTATGGCTACTACGCCAAAGCCATCGCGGACACCTTCTTCCCGGCTGGCAACGAGTTCCTCTCGCTGATGCTGTCGCTGATGACCTTCGGCGCCGGCTTCCTGATGCGGCCGCTGGGCGCGATCGTCCTGGGTGCCTACATCGACCGCCACGGCCGCCGCGCCGGCCTGATCCTGACGCTGATGCTGATGGCCTGCGGCACGATGCTGATCGCACTGGTGCCGGGCTACAACACCATCGGCCTGGCCGCACCGCTGCTGGTGCTGATCGGCCGCCTGCTGCAGGGCTTCTCGGCCGGCGGCGAGCCGGGCGGGGTCTCGGTCTATCTGTCGGAAATCGCGACGCCGGGCCGCAAGGGCTTCTACGTGAGCTGGCAATCGGCCAGCCAGCAGGTGGCGGTGATGTTCGCCTCGCTGCTGGGCGTGCTGCTGTCGTCCGTGCTCTCGCCCAAGGCAATGGGCGAATGGGGCTGGCGCGTGCCGTTCCTGATCGGCTGCCTGATCGTGCCGTTCCTGTTCTTCATCCGCCGCTCGCTGCGCGAGACCGCGGAGTTCGAGCAGCGCAAGCATCGCCCGAGCCTGGCCGAACTGCTCCGCTCGATGGCCGAGAACTGGCGCCTGGCGGGTGCGGGCACGCTGCTGGCCGTGATGACCACGGTGGCGTTCTACCTGATCACCGCGTACACGCCGACCTTCGGCCGGAGCGTGCTGCACCTGTCGAACCTCGACAGCCTGATCGTCACGATGTGCGTAGGGGCGTCCAACCTCTTCTGGCTGCCGATGATGGGCTCGCTGTCCGACCGCATCGGCCGCCGTACCCCGTTGCTCGTCTTCAGCGCGTTGACGCTGCTGACGGCCTACCCGGCCATGACGTGGCTGATCGCCGATCCGTCGTTCGGCCGCCTGCTGACGGTGGAGCTGTGGCTGTCGTTCCTGTACGCCGGCTACAACGGCGCCATGATCGTGACGGTGACCGAAATCATGCCGCCGCACCTGCGCACCACCGGCTTCTCGCTGGCCTACAGCCTGGCGACCGCCCTCTTCGGCGGCTTCACCCCGGCCATCGCCACCGGGCTGATCCACGCCACCGGCAACAAGGCCATGCCGGGCCTGTGGCTGTCCTTCGCCGCCATCTGCGGCCTGGTCGCCACGCTGATGGTGGTCAAGCAGCAGCCTCGTGCCGCCGACATGCCGGACCCCCTGCTCGAGCCGTAA
- a CDS encoding ABC transporter substrate-binding protein, translating to MQMGNHTRSRQGVRLRRLAVVAFALCAGLAASVAQADISVIQSLPLSGSQAVTGRALNTGARLYFDWLNLNGGIHGETVRLVARDDEQKVEQTVRNVRDMAKVDNPVALLTVVGTANVEALMREGVLAEARLPLVGPATGASSMTGDPLVFPIKASYQQEIDKMITALVTIGITRIGVLYQDDALGKEAIAGVERTLKAHGLPIAAMASYPRNTTSVGPAVDKLLATDVQAIFLGATAAPAGQFVRQYRERGGGAQLLGLSSIDPGILQKIAGLDAVRGYSLALVMPNPGKSVHPVIREFNRARAAVGAKDVELSFRAVEGFVAAKVLAEAIRRAGPKPTREQVQHALAGLHDYDVGGGFTVDFTDRSRPGSHYVELGVVGPNGLVIQ from the coding sequence ATGCAAATGGGAAATCACACGCGCAGTCGCCAGGGCGTTCGGCTGCGCCGGCTGGCGGTCGTCGCGTTCGCGCTGTGCGCCGGGCTGGCGGCGTCGGTCGCCCAGGCCGACATCAGCGTCATCCAGTCATTGCCGCTGTCCGGCTCGCAGGCCGTTACCGGGCGCGCGCTGAACACCGGCGCCCGGCTGTACTTCGACTGGCTCAACCTGAACGGCGGCATCCACGGCGAGACCGTCCGCCTGGTCGCCCGCGACGACGAGCAGAAGGTCGAGCAGACCGTGCGCAACGTGCGCGACATGGCCAAGGTCGACAACCCGGTCGCGCTGCTCACCGTGGTCGGCACCGCCAACGTCGAGGCGCTGATGCGCGAGGGCGTGCTGGCCGAGGCCCGGCTGCCGCTGGTCGGGCCGGCCACCGGCGCGTCCAGCATGACCGGCGACCCGCTGGTGTTCCCCATCAAGGCGAGCTACCAGCAGGAGATCGACAAGATGATCACCGCGCTGGTGACGATCGGCATCACGCGGATCGGCGTGCTGTACCAGGACGATGCGCTGGGCAAGGAGGCCATCGCCGGCGTCGAGCGCACGCTCAAGGCGCACGGGCTGCCGATTGCCGCCATGGCCTCGTATCCGCGCAACACCACGAGCGTGGGTCCGGCGGTGGACAAGCTGCTGGCCACCGACGTGCAGGCGATTTTCCTGGGCGCCACCGCCGCGCCGGCGGGCCAGTTCGTCCGGCAGTACCGGGAGCGGGGTGGTGGGGCGCAGTTGCTCGGGCTGTCGTCCATCGATCCGGGCATCCTGCAGAAGATCGCCGGGCTCGATGCGGTGCGCGGCTATTCGCTGGCGCTGGTGATGCCGAACCCCGGCAAGAGCGTGCACCCGGTGATCCGCGAGTTCAACCGGGCCCGCGCGGCGGTGGGCGCGAAGGACGTCGAACTGTCGTTCCGGGCAGTGGAGGGATTCGTGGCGGCCAAGGTGCTGGCCGAGGCGATCCGCCGCGCGGGCCCGAAGCCGACCCGCGAGCAGGTCCAGCATGCGCTGGCGGGGCTGCACGACTACGACGTCGGCGGCGGGTTCACGGTGGATTTCACCGATCGCAGCCGCCCCGGTTCGCACTATGTCGAGCTGGGCGTGGTGGGGCCGAACGGCCTGGTGATCCAGTAG